A genomic segment from Roseibium algicola encodes:
- a CDS encoding ABC transporter permease — protein MTDQTQSISSVAPAAKARAKAPFSLSRLPDAMTGWLLSLPLALVLFFFLVLPIAMIVVVSFWGATEFSIYPAFQFDNYEFLLTSPVTYQVFFNTVKYALITWAITLVIGFTVAYFLAFHVRTLTWQIVLFLLCTIPFWTSNIIRMISWIPFLGRNGIANSTLISMGVIDEPLDWLLFSDFSVILAFVHLYTLFMVVPIFNTMMRIDRSLIEAAYDNGATGLQTLTNVIIPLTKPGIMIGSIFVVTLVMGDFITVRFMSGSQKANVGRLISNDIALLQYPSAAATAVILLITVLLVISILLRFVDIRKEL, from the coding sequence ATGACGGATCAGACACAGTCCATTTCCAGCGTGGCCCCGGCTGCGAAAGCTCGTGCAAAGGCTCCCTTCAGCCTCAGTCGCCTGCCCGATGCCATGACCGGCTGGCTACTGTCGCTGCCTCTGGCGCTGGTGCTGTTCTTCTTCCTGGTTCTGCCGATTGCCATGATCGTCGTGGTGAGTTTCTGGGGGGCGACGGAATTCTCGATCTACCCGGCCTTCCAGTTCGACAACTACGAATTCCTGCTGACGTCTCCAGTGACCTACCAGGTGTTCTTCAACACGGTGAAATACGCGTTGATCACCTGGGCGATCACACTGGTGATCGGATTTACCGTTGCCTATTTCCTCGCCTTTCACGTGCGCACGCTGACCTGGCAGATCGTTCTGTTTCTGTTGTGCACGATCCCGTTCTGGACATCCAACATCATCCGCATGATCTCCTGGATCCCGTTCCTGGGCCGCAACGGCATCGCCAATTCCACGTTGATCTCGATGGGCGTCATAGACGAGCCGCTGGATTGGCTGCTCTTTTCCGATTTTTCGGTGATCCTGGCCTTTGTCCACCTCTACACGCTGTTCATGGTGGTTCCGATCTTCAACACCATGATGCGTATCGACCGCTCGCTGATCGAGGCAGCCTATGACAATGGCGCCACCGGTCTGCAAACACTCACCAACGTCATCATTCCGCTGACCAAACCCGGCATCATGATCGGTTCCATTTTTGTCGTCACGCTGGTGATGGGCGACTTCATTACCGTGCGCTTCATGTCCGGCAGCCAGAAGGCCAATGTCGGCAGGTTGATCTCCAACGACATCGCGCTTTTGCAATATCCCTCTGCCGCGGCAACAGCGGTCATCCTGCTGATCACGGTGCTTCTGGTGATCTCGATCCTGCTGCGCTTCGTCGACATCCGGAAGGAGCTCTGA
- a CDS encoding ABC transporter permease, giving the protein MEKRSRSFYALAAFFGLFLVFLYGPTVTIAILSFQGPQGGLTFPMRGVSLHWFHDLFEQQAVGDIWGSFSRSLVLGLMVMVTTVVVSVMGGLAFRKRFPGSGAIFYLIITSLVIPSILVSLGVGLIFSQSGLAVHWSTSGFGAQLTWTLPFGLLIMFAVFNRFDKSYEEAARDQGASAWQTVRHVVLPIIAPMLIGVALFGFTLSYDEFARTLLTAGSYNTLPLEIYGMTTNVTTPVIFALGTLTTAFSFGIIGLFLAIVVILNKRRSRHGSDAGKGMV; this is encoded by the coding sequence ATGGAAAAACGTTCCCGCTCCTTCTATGCGCTTGCCGCGTTCTTTGGCCTTTTCCTGGTTTTCCTCTATGGCCCGACAGTCACCATCGCGATCCTGAGTTTTCAGGGACCGCAGGGCGGGCTGACCTTCCCGATGCGCGGCGTCTCGCTGCACTGGTTCCACGACCTGTTCGAACAACAGGCCGTCGGGGATATCTGGGGCAGTTTCTCGCGCTCGCTCGTGCTTGGTCTCATGGTCATGGTGACAACGGTCGTTGTCTCCGTCATGGGCGGCCTTGCCTTCCGCAAGCGGTTTCCCGGGTCCGGTGCGATCTTCTATCTGATCATCACCTCGCTGGTGATCCCGTCGATCCTGGTTTCTCTTGGTGTCGGCCTGATCTTCTCCCAGTCAGGCCTTGCCGTGCATTGGTCGACCTCGGGCTTCGGCGCGCAGCTGACGTGGACCTTGCCCTTCGGTCTGCTGATCATGTTCGCGGTTTTCAACCGTTTCGACAAATCCTACGAGGAAGCCGCGCGCGACCAGGGCGCAAGCGCCTGGCAGACTGTCCGTCATGTCGTGCTGCCGATAATCGCGCCGATGCTGATCGGGGTCGCCCTGTTCGGTTTCACCCTGTCCTATGACGAGTTTGCCCGCACGCTTCTGACGGCAGGCAGCTACAACACGCTGCCGCTGGAAATCTACGGCATGACAACAAACGTCACGACGCCAGTGATCTTTGCTCTCGGCACTCTGACAACCGCCTTCTCCTTCGGCATCATCGGCCTGTTCCTGGCCATTGTCGTCATCCTGAACAAACGCAGGTCACGGCACGGCTCGGATGCCGGAAAGGGCATGGTCTAG